The following are from one region of the Deltaproteobacteria bacterium genome:
- a CDS encoding EamA family transporter — protein sequence MTKTLLTLIIAVISVSIGDVLLSHGMKQIGAVSSYQPHALLKLGVQIFSHPTIILGILCLAVFFFLWLAVLSWSDLSFALPLTALSYVLTAFLAQYLLEETVTPIRWAGTVLICMGVALVTKSGY from the coding sequence ATGACTAAGACCTTACTTACCCTGATCATCGCGGTTATCTCGGTGTCGATAGGTGATGTGCTACTATCACATGGCATGAAACAGATCGGCGCGGTGTCCTCCTATCAACCCCACGCCCTGTTGAAGCTGGGGGTTCAGATCTTTAGCCACCCCACCATAATTTTGGGGATCCTGTGTCTGGCGGTTTTTTTCTTTCTCTGGTTGGCGGTGCTTTCCTGGTCTGACCTAAGTTTTGCCTTGCCTCTGACTGCCCTAAGTTATGTGCTTACGGCCTTTCTGGCCCAATACCTGCTGGAAGAGACCGTCACCCCGATCCGTTGGGCAGGTACCGTTCTGATCTGTATGGGCGTAGCCCTGGTCACTAAGAGCGGCTATTAG
- a CDS encoding radical SAM protein, whose protein sequence is MTRKEFFSLLFQGGPGFCQIAVTNACNARCTFCNFHRLKPEDWIMADPARLRQGLPLLAQGGIKYIVFTGGEPLLYSPLTDLLAQARDLDITTLLCTNGALLSSAKLSEFQEAGLDSLIISIDAASSRLHDEHRGLPGLADHIRAMVPEIKQRGIKPIASVTISRLLTDLPALPKFLAELGFRLVTFSYPLTRVHSSYLGCADHDLVKFSPAELYSWFEQIKDLKSQNHLQILNPRRSLIELQRQLTNHRSRFPCLAGYKYFFLDWELRVYRCHYLKTPLGALEDFLSLPRIRDDCQACMIDCYRDPSVYQYAAVSLADAFTALGQGQLRKALGHLFHPLNFLSLASWLEGLHWIRD, encoded by the coding sequence ATGACTCGCAAAGAATTTTTCAGCCTCCTTTTTCAAGGAGGCCCTGGATTCTGCCAGATTGCCGTTACCAATGCCTGTAATGCCCGGTGTACGTTTTGCAATTTTCACCGACTCAAGCCCGAAGATTGGATTATGGCCGACCCAGCCCGTCTCCGTCAAGGGTTGCCGCTCCTGGCCCAGGGCGGGATAAAATATATTGTTTTTACCGGCGGGGAACCGTTGCTTTATTCTCCCCTGACGGACCTTCTGGCCCAGGCCCGGGATCTAGACATCACCACCTTGCTGTGTACCAATGGGGCCTTGCTCAGTTCTGCTAAACTATCCGAGTTTCAAGAGGCTGGTCTGGACAGCTTGATTATCTCCATTGATGCTGCCTCTTCCCGACTTCATGATGAACACCGGGGTTTGCCCGGCCTCGCTGACCATATTAGGGCGATGGTGCCGGAAATCAAGCAGCGGGGAATTAAACCCATCGCCTCAGTAACCATTAGCCGCCTGCTTACGGATCTGCCAGCCCTCCCCAAGTTTTTAGCCGAGCTAGGGTTCCGCCTGGTTACCTTTTCTTATCCTTTGACCCGGGTCCATTCCTCTTATCTGGGCTGTGCCGATCATGATTTGGTAAAGTTTTCACCGGCCGAACTATATAGCTGGTTCGAGCAGATAAAGGACTTAAAGTCCCAGAACCATTTACAAATCCTTAATCCCCGGCGATCATTGATAGAACTGCAGCGCCAACTGACCAACCACCGGTCACGCTTTCCCTGTCTGGCCGGGTACAAATATTTTTTCCTGGATTGGGAGCTTAGGGTTTACCGCTGTCATTATTTAAAGACGCCGTTGGGGGCCTTGGAAGATTTCCTCTCTCTGCCCCGGATCAGAGATGATTGTCAGGCCTGCATGATTGATTGTTACCGAGACCCCAGCGTATATCAATATGCGGCCGTCTCCCTGGCCGATGCCTTTACTGCCTTAGGTCAGGGCCAACTCCGCAAAGCGCTAGGGCATCTGTTTCATCCCCTTAACTTTCTTTCTCTGGCCTCTTGGCTGGAAGGTCTGCATTGGATAAGGGATTGA
- a CDS encoding lysophospholipid acyltransferase family protein — protein MFIKTLFPSKKLPNLSKFFQMKLNCWLFRFLPFSVSRGYLALLGRLYYFCNQTEKKFIRGTIARVYGRKLSPRKLKKLVNQAFQGIFDHYHEKLVVAYSRLHGLKRFLKFRVQAVGEEFLQEALSVGKGVILVTGHFGGVELLPGLLGVRGYPVSMICRFKTRHLRDSLVKRAQTANVNLIDADGKNILLTATKALKQGQILITECDEFDEWRVTNHKHIYFLGSRLGYDRTLDVLSKRSGAPVVTGLVKREGRKKYSLNLTAITNGADSDTLAVGEKCLKVLEEAIQGAPAQWYQWKKFGTMINIDQRESEHDHQESGYLAPEFGV, from the coding sequence ATGTTTATCAAAACTCTTTTTCCCTCTAAGAAGCTTCCCAATCTGAGCAAGTTCTTTCAAATGAAGCTTAATTGTTGGCTCTTTCGTTTCCTGCCGTTTTCGGTTTCACGAGGCTATCTGGCCTTGCTGGGCAGGCTTTACTATTTCTGCAATCAAACCGAAAAGAAGTTTATCAGGGGGACCATTGCCCGGGTGTATGGTAGAAAATTAAGCCCTAGAAAACTGAAGAAGTTGGTTAACCAGGCCTTCCAGGGCATTTTCGACCACTATCATGAAAAACTAGTGGTTGCTTACTCCCGCCTCCATGGGTTAAAAAGGTTCTTAAAATTCCGAGTTCAAGCCGTGGGAGAGGAATTTCTTCAAGAGGCCCTCTCAGTCGGCAAGGGGGTCATCCTGGTTACGGGTCATTTTGGCGGTGTCGAGTTGCTGCCCGGACTTTTGGGGGTCAGAGGTTATCCGGTTTCCATGATCTGTCGCTTTAAGACCAGGCACCTCAGGGATTCCCTGGTTAAAAGGGCGCAAACCGCCAATGTCAACCTCATTGACGCGGATGGCAAAAACATCCTGCTCACAGCTACTAAGGCACTGAAACAGGGCCAGATTCTTATTACCGAATGTGATGAGTTCGACGAATGGCGCGTAACCAACCACAAGCACATCTATTTCCTCGGCTCCCGACTCGGCTATGACCGCACCCTCGATGTCTTAAGCAAGCGTTCCGGAGCACCGGTGGTCACCGGTTTGGTCAAACGGGAGGGCAGGAAAAAATATTCCTTGAATCTGACCGCTATTACAAATGGAGCGGATTCGGACACCCTGGCGGTAGGAGAAAAGTGCCTCAAGGTCTTGGAAGAAGCCATCCAGGGCGCTCCGGCTCAGTGGTATCAATGGAAGAAATTCGGAACAATGATTAACATTGACCAAAGGGAAAGTGAGCATGATCATCAGGAAAGTGGATATCTGGCACCTGAATTTGGCGTTTAA
- a CDS encoding response regulator has translation MQKYHSCLNTRAVIEFFQEKDPSQVPKLFEGLGPEIDTLDNPLEFLMEINNWVSSDVVIKMFDNARKITNDDEISFKIGFESVARRKLGYVQRIVMFAYKNPRRTLKKAQAINDKFNKNKVIEIVETKRDRATIRLHWLKHVPSSIDFCLYNKGIYAGIPTIWNLPPAEVEETKCFFRGDEYCEYHLVWKRKSFFKELLLWMLVPWRLLTSTIEELERDKELLKKKFDEVHRLNIQLKEKIDHLMCLQETTTAVLSVLDLEELLQATLRLLLNFAKLDRAGIFLLDDKGRVLELQYAVGIEAELFSKLRGYKIPISKVDNIIARVAMNGIPVVVHDVEHSKLNKANLLLQHFKPKVFILAPLTVRGKVIGVILADRLDPKAIITEADKEFVVSFANQIAIALENAILYKKLSISERKYRELVENAHEGIWIIDENGGIRFVNRRMREILEHADLEGRNISEVFAQDNTKILIEALFQNLKGNSVQKELEFAVKDRGQVSVIMSSVPLVEKDQFLGAFAMFTDITEKKKMERQLLQKQKMEAIGTLAGGIAHNFNNILMNIMGLTGLAQTEVGGAHPVHQELKHIEQEVSKGAELTKQLLSYARGSQFEPKPTDINTIINNAADLFCRTRKDICIVKNLTPQLPPVEVDEGQIEQVLMNLFVNAWQAMFEQGELGLATEEVYLGERYCKIHGQQPGHYVHIALRDSGEGMDAETKARIFEPFFTTREVGQGAGLGLATSYAIVKNHKGIIEVESEKGKGTTFHIYLPVTKKPIVTEEVAHLQYVKGTGTILLVDDEEMIRTVGTKILERLGYKILPAESGQRAISIYRDGKDEIDLVILDMIMPGMGGRETYKMLKQINPGVKVLISSGYGLEEEGPMIEDDNLDFIQKPYRIEALSQKIADMLNMN, from the coding sequence GTGCAAAAGTATCATAGCTGCCTTAATACCAGAGCGGTCATAGAATTTTTCCAGGAAAAAGACCCATCGCAAGTGCCGAAGTTATTCGAGGGGCTTGGTCCGGAAATTGACACCTTGGACAATCCCCTAGAATTTTTAATGGAAATCAATAATTGGGTGTCGAGCGATGTCGTCATCAAAATGTTTGATAATGCCCGGAAGATCACCAACGATGATGAAATCTCTTTTAAAATCGGGTTTGAATCAGTAGCGCGCCGAAAGTTGGGTTATGTCCAGCGCATCGTCATGTTCGCCTATAAGAATCCGCGGCGCACCCTGAAAAAAGCCCAGGCCATAAATGATAAATTCAATAAAAACAAAGTAATCGAGATCGTCGAAACTAAACGTGACCGAGCCACCATCCGACTCCACTGGCTGAAACACGTTCCCAGTTCCATAGATTTCTGTCTGTACAACAAAGGAATTTATGCCGGCATTCCCACCATTTGGAATCTGCCTCCGGCTGAAGTAGAGGAGACCAAGTGTTTTTTCCGGGGGGATGAGTACTGCGAATACCACTTGGTTTGGAAGAGAAAGTCCTTTTTTAAAGAATTGCTGTTATGGATGCTGGTACCCTGGCGCCTCCTTACTTCTACCATTGAGGAATTGGAGCGCGACAAGGAACTCCTGAAGAAGAAATTTGACGAAGTTCACCGTCTGAACATTCAGCTTAAGGAAAAAATTGACCATCTTATGTGTCTGCAGGAGACCACCACCGCGGTTCTTTCCGTACTTGATCTGGAAGAACTCCTGCAAGCCACCTTACGGCTGTTGCTCAACTTCGCCAAACTGGATCGGGCCGGAATTTTTCTTCTTGATGACAAGGGCAGGGTTCTGGAACTCCAATATGCTGTCGGTATCGAAGCCGAACTATTTAGTAAGCTCCGAGGTTATAAGATTCCCATTTCCAAAGTAGATAACATCATTGCCCGGGTGGCCATGAACGGCATTCCGGTGGTCGTCCACGATGTCGAGCACAGCAAGCTCAACAAGGCCAACCTGCTGCTCCAACACTTCAAACCCAAGGTATTTATCCTGGCCCCGCTGACGGTGCGCGGCAAAGTTATCGGCGTCATTCTGGCTGATCGTCTCGATCCGAAGGCCATCATAACTGAAGCTGATAAAGAATTCGTGGTAAGCTTTGCCAACCAGATTGCCATCGCGTTGGAGAACGCCATACTTTATAAGAAGTTGTCAATTTCTGAACGCAAGTATAGGGAATTGGTCGAAAATGCGCATGAAGGAATCTGGATCATCGATGAAAACGGGGGCATTAGATTCGTCAACCGCCGCATGCGGGAGATTTTGGAGCACGCCGATTTAGAAGGGAGAAACATCTCGGAGGTCTTCGCTCAGGATAATACCAAGATTCTGATTGAAGCCTTATTTCAAAACCTGAAAGGTAATTCGGTCCAAAAAGAACTGGAATTCGCCGTAAAAGACCGCGGTCAGGTTTCAGTAATTATGAGTTCCGTCCCCCTGGTAGAAAAAGACCAGTTTCTGGGTGCCTTTGCCATGTTTACCGACATCACCGAAAAGAAGAAGATGGAAAGGCAGCTTTTACAGAAACAGAAAATGGAGGCTATCGGTACCCTGGCGGGCGGCATTGCTCATAACTTTAACAATATTTTGATGAACATCATGGGGTTGACCGGCTTAGCGCAGACCGAAGTCGGTGGTGCGCATCCGGTCCATCAGGAGCTGAAGCATATTGAGCAGGAGGTCAGCAAAGGAGCCGAACTTACCAAACAATTGCTCTCGTATGCGCGGGGTAGCCAATTTGAGCCCAAGCCCACCGATATCAATACCATAATCAACAACGCCGCTGACCTGTTCTGCCGCACCCGAAAGGATATCTGTATAGTAAAAAACCTGACTCCGCAGTTACCTCCGGTAGAAGTAGACGAGGGACAGATCGAACAGGTCTTGATGAACCTGTTTGTCAACGCCTGGCAGGCGATGTTCGAGCAAGGAGAACTGGGGTTAGCAACTGAAGAAGTTTACCTGGGGGAACGTTATTGCAAAATACATGGCCAACAGCCGGGACATTACGTGCATATTGCTCTCCGTGATTCCGGTGAGGGGATGGATGCCGAGACAAAGGCCAGAATTTTTGAACCATTTTTTACCACCAGAGAGGTCGGTCAAGGAGCGGGTCTGGGGCTGGCCACCAGTTACGCCATCGTCAAAAATCATAAAGGCATCATCGAAGTAGAAAGCGAAAAAGGTAAAGGCACCACCTTCCATATCTATCTCCCGGTCACCAAAAAGCCCATTGTTACCGAGGAAGTTGCACATCTTCAATATGTCAAAGGAACTGGTACCATTCTTTTGGTGGATGATGAGGAGATGATCAGGACGGTAGGCACCAAGATCCTGGAACGACTGGGTTATAAAATTTTACCGGCTGAAAGCGGTCAGCGGGCGATCTCAATATACCGCGACGGAAAAGACGAGATCGATCTGGTCATCCTGGACATGATCATGCCAGGTATGGGAGGCCGGGAGACCTATAAGATGCTGAAGCAGATTAATCCTGGGGTTAAGGTCTTAATTTCCAGTGGTTACGGCCTTGAAGAAGAAGGGCCGATGATCGAAGATGACAACCTGGACTTTATTCAAAAGCCCTACCGGATAGAGGCCCTGTCGCAAAAGATCGCCGATATGTTGAATATGAATTAA
- a CDS encoding class I SAM-dependent methyltransferase produces MKFSLKRWWRRLMARRQAQLILASLGPRLGLNLSQCQELLDLHAFFFPEKMARWTERVALYRLAAGLPPGACVVEIGSWVGVGTAYLGCGLRSGSGGRIYAVDTFLGTTLNPQSQVAWQRSVDRLGGSSLPSFLSNIERFGLKNVVTPLAEDSLSAARQWPGTPIDLLFIDGDHVYEAVKQDYQSWKPYVRPGGLLVFHDYDDRHPGVQSVVNEVLATDLAGRETEAVDSLLAIRL; encoded by the coding sequence ATGAAATTTTCTCTGAAAAGATGGTGGCGGCGCCTCATGGCCCGGCGGCAGGCCCAACTTATCCTCGCTTCACTGGGACCGAGGCTTGGGTTAAACCTGTCGCAATGCCAAGAACTCCTTGATTTACATGCCTTTTTCTTTCCAGAAAAAATGGCCCGGTGGACCGAAAGGGTGGCTCTCTATCGATTGGCCGCGGGTTTGCCACCCGGAGCCTGTGTAGTTGAAATTGGCTCCTGGGTCGGGGTCGGTACCGCCTACCTGGGATGTGGTCTGCGGTCGGGGTCAGGTGGCCGGATATACGCCGTCGATACATTTTTGGGAACGACCTTAAATCCTCAGAGTCAGGTGGCTTGGCAACGATCGGTAGATCGGCTCGGAGGCAGTAGTTTGCCAAGCTTTCTGTCCAATATTGAGCGTTTTGGCCTAAAAAATGTCGTCACCCCCTTGGCTGAGGATTCTCTTAGCGCCGCCCGCCAATGGCCCGGGACACCGATTGATCTTCTTTTTATTGACGGCGACCACGTCTATGAGGCGGTTAAACAGGATTATCAGAGCTGGAAGCCCTACGTCAGGCCTGGAGGACTGTTAGTCTTTCATGATTACGATGACCGCCACCCTGGGGTCCAATCCGTCGTGAATGAGGTGTTGGCCACTGATCTGGCCGGTCGGGAGACCGAGGCAGTGGATTCCCTCCTGGCCATCCGGCTATGA
- the hpnJ gene encoding hopanoid biosynthesis associated radical SAM protein HpnJ, translating into MKRTLLLSPPCFKDFDGGAGSRYQATREVTSFWYPTWLCYPAGLITESRVLDAPPLNLRVAEVVKQAADYELVVIFTSSASLTHDIKTVEALKASYPNLTVGMVGPQVTVLPDQALDASPALDFVARREFDYTVLELAEGRRWEKILGLSYRKNGKIYHNPDRPWIEDLDALPWVTEIYHRDLDINLYHIPYLRDPYISIYSGRGCPHHCIYCLWPQTLSGHRYRVRSVADVVNEVRRSLELFPQAAEIFFDDDTFTANPERVRQLSREFRPLQFTWSATARVNTDYKSLKAMKEGGLRLLVVGYETGNEQILKNIRKGATLDQARRFTRWCKELGIQIHGTFIVGLPGETPATIEESIRFACDLDPDTIQVSLATPYPGTAFYDLCITQSYFRSEFLVDGDTGYQQCVVEYPELKAEEIFQAVPRFYRKFYFRPGYMARTAKTMLLDADERRRLLKEGKEFFGFLFRRNQPSHSGTEESLKSSIP; encoded by the coding sequence ATGAAACGCACCCTCTTACTCAGTCCTCCCTGTTTCAAAGATTTTGATGGCGGTGCCGGGTCTCGTTATCAGGCTACGCGGGAAGTAACTTCCTTCTGGTATCCTACCTGGCTCTGTTACCCGGCGGGATTGATTACCGAGAGCCGGGTACTGGATGCTCCACCCTTGAACTTAAGGGTGGCGGAGGTGGTCAAACAGGCTGCTGATTATGAACTGGTAGTGATTTTCACTTCTTCCGCGTCTCTAACCCACGATATCAAGACGGTAGAGGCGTTAAAGGCAAGTTATCCAAACTTAACGGTGGGGATGGTAGGCCCTCAGGTAACGGTATTGCCTGACCAAGCTTTAGACGCCAGCCCGGCTCTGGACTTTGTGGCCCGCCGTGAGTTTGATTATACCGTCCTGGAACTGGCGGAGGGGCGGCGGTGGGAAAAGATTTTAGGCTTAAGCTACCGGAAAAATGGGAAAATTTACCATAACCCGGACCGTCCCTGGATAGAGGATTTAGATGCCCTGCCCTGGGTTACCGAAATCTACCATCGTGATCTGGACATTAATCTCTACCACATACCCTATCTCCGGGACCCCTATATTTCCATCTATTCTGGCCGGGGCTGTCCCCACCACTGTATCTATTGTCTATGGCCGCAAACCTTGTCCGGTCACCGCTATCGGGTGCGCAGTGTAGCTGACGTGGTCAACGAGGTGCGTCGCAGCCTAGAGCTGTTTCCTCAGGCCGCGGAAATCTTTTTTGACGATGACACCTTTACCGCCAACCCGGAGCGGGTCCGACAGCTCAGTCGGGAATTTCGCCCTTTACAGTTCACCTGGTCCGCCACCGCCCGGGTCAACACCGATTATAAGTCTTTAAAAGCCATGAAAGAGGGCGGCTTGCGCTTACTGGTAGTGGGGTATGAAACCGGTAATGAGCAGATCTTAAAAAACATCCGCAAAGGGGCCACCCTGGATCAGGCCCGACGTTTTACTCGCTGGTGCAAGGAATTGGGTATCCAGATCCATGGCACTTTTATTGTTGGTTTACCAGGAGAAACCCCAGCCACCATTGAGGAATCGATCCGCTTTGCCTGTGACCTGGATCCAGATACCATCCAGGTATCGCTGGCTACCCCCTATCCCGGAACGGCCTTTTATGATCTCTGCATTACTCAGAGTTATTTCCGCTCCGAGTTCTTGGTCGATGGCGACACCGGTTATCAGCAATGTGTGGTGGAATATCCCGAACTCAAGGCCGAGGAAATTTTCCAGGCAGTCCCCCGTTTTTATCGCAAGTTCTATTTTCGCCCCGGTTATATGGCCCGGACCGCGAAAACTATGCTGCTGGATGCAGACGAACGCCGCCGCCTTCTTAAAGAAGGAAAAGAATTTTTTGGCTTTCTTTTCCGGCGGAACCAACCCTCCCATAGCGGAACAGAGGAATCCCTCAAGTCTTCAATTCCATGA
- the sixA gene encoding phosphohistidine phosphatase SixA, whose protein sequence is MVVYLVQHAEAKSKDEDPARDLTEKGLEDIKKVADQLEKFHPAVSQIFHSGKTRALSTAKILAAALKPPKEISPTTGLAPLDDPGSWAGRLAEMDADIMLVGHLPHLAKLAALLLTGDQEKSVINFKMGGVVCLRRTEVGHWAVEWMLVPEIIS, encoded by the coding sequence ATGGTTGTTTATCTGGTGCAGCATGCCGAGGCCAAGAGTAAAGATGAAGATCCGGCCCGTGATCTAACCGAAAAAGGCCTCGAAGACATTAAAAAAGTGGCAGATCAGCTGGAAAAGTTTCATCCTGCGGTAAGTCAGATATTTCATAGCGGTAAGACCAGAGCCTTAAGCACTGCGAAAATTCTGGCGGCAGCTTTAAAGCCGCCCAAAGAGATCTCTCCAACCACCGGGTTGGCACCCCTGGACGACCCAGGGAGTTGGGCGGGTCGCCTGGCGGAAATGGATGCGGATATTATGCTGGTGGGTCACCTTCCTCATCTGGCTAAGTTGGCCGCTTTGCTGCTTACCGGGGACCAGGAAAAAAGTGTGATTAATTTCAAAATGGGCGGCGTGGTCTGTCTGAGGCGTACGGAAGTCGGCCACTGGGCGGTGGAATGGATGCTTGTCCCGGAAATAATTTCCTAG
- a CDS encoding outer membrane protein transport protein: MPRIGLVLIAVMFFWFVSNPSAYGAGFALVQQGTAAMAQGNAFVAEANDASAIFYNPAGLNQLKRPQIYLGTIFNYPDREFHGPDGQFAQTNHRLFHAGTAYVAIPFTDRVAAGVGFFAPFGLGTPWPPEWTGRYLTTFSELKTYNLNPVISVKPIESLSVAMGFNVLWSSVKLKRKVQLPFPLPDAETTLDGDGTGYGYNLGVLYEPVTGLKLGVAYRSEISLRYKGQLKTTLPAFIPAVPDIPGSANLTFPPSVTAGISFSRFKPFSFEFDATWTGWSTYDQLEIRLNRPTVVNGVLTDRVVVPKNWKDVWAFRFGANYELKNGMKLRVGYIYDLNPVPDDTLDPQVPDADRHIFTVGGDLKIKQFTLGIAYNYLLFESRNKNNNLTLNGVPLPVQANGRYESQVHSLGLSMAYQF, from the coding sequence ATGCCTCGGATTGGCTTGGTCTTAATTGCGGTTATGTTTTTCTGGTTCGTTTCTAATCCCTCCGCCTACGGGGCTGGTTTTGCTCTGGTCCAGCAAGGCACTGCGGCTATGGCCCAGGGCAATGCCTTCGTCGCCGAAGCCAATGACGCCTCGGCCATCTTTTACAATCCCGCCGGTCTCAACCAGCTTAAACGGCCCCAAATCTATTTGGGTACCATTTTTAACTACCCTGACCGAGAATTTCATGGGCCTGACGGCCAATTTGCGCAGACCAACCACCGACTGTTCCATGCTGGGACTGCGTATGTGGCTATTCCTTTCACCGACCGTGTGGCGGCCGGCGTCGGCTTTTTTGCCCCTTTTGGCCTGGGCACCCCATGGCCCCCGGAGTGGACCGGCCGCTACCTGACCACCTTTTCCGAGCTCAAAACCTATAACCTGAATCCGGTGATCTCGGTTAAGCCCATCGAATCGTTATCGGTGGCGATGGGTTTCAATGTGTTGTGGTCCTCGGTAAAACTCAAGCGCAAAGTCCAACTGCCTTTTCCCCTTCCAGACGCGGAGACGACCCTTGATGGCGACGGCACCGGATATGGCTATAATCTGGGGGTGCTTTACGAACCGGTGACCGGATTAAAACTGGGAGTGGCCTATCGCAGCGAAATTTCTCTGAGATACAAAGGCCAGCTCAAGACCACCTTGCCGGCCTTCATACCGGCTGTACCCGATATTCCTGGGTCCGCCAATCTTACCTTTCCGCCTTCCGTTACCGCGGGGATCTCGTTCAGCCGGTTTAAGCCTTTCAGCTTTGAATTTGACGCTACCTGGACCGGCTGGTCCACATACGATCAATTGGAAATCAGGCTAAACCGTCCCACCGTGGTCAATGGAGTTCTGACTGACCGGGTGGTGGTGCCCAAGAACTGGAAAGATGTTTGGGCCTTCCGCTTCGGGGCCAATTATGAACTCAAAAACGGCATGAAGCTTCGGGTCGGCTATATCTATGATCTCAACCCGGTGCCGGATGACACCTTAGATCCTCAGGTTCCGGATGCCGACCGCCATATTTTTACAGTGGGGGGCGATCTCAAGATCAAACAATTTACCCTGGGCATCGCGTATAACTATCTCCTGTTCGAAAGCCGAAACAAAAACAATAACTTAACCTTAAACGGCGTGCCCTTACCTGTACAGGCCAATGGCCGCTACGAAAGTCAGGTCCATTCCTTGGGCCTGAGCATGGCCTACCAATTTTAG
- the hpnK gene encoding hopanoid biosynthesis-associated protein HpnK yields the protein MTANTIPWPRRAVIITGDDFGLSSALNQAIALAHRKGVLSCASLMVGAPACSEAVALGRELPDLCLGLHLTLIQGHAVLPPRFIPHLADQAGNFRTDPVGAGLRFFFSLRLQNEIRRELAAQIEAFLSTGLTPWFINGHLNIHLHPRVWPMVQELAQEYNIPGVRLTHENLRITLALNRQRPAHKIAHALIFIWLARRVQRTARNSGFKVNDHLFGLLNDGQMDEDYLLRLLPQLRAGVTEIYSHPALWSDKELRRWMPSYRHQDELAALLSPRIRQALVENGLELTNYQHF from the coding sequence ATGACCGCAAATACTATTCCCTGGCCCAGGCGGGCGGTCATCATCACTGGCGACGATTTTGGCCTGTCGTCGGCGCTAAATCAGGCGATTGCTCTGGCTCACCGAAAGGGAGTCCTGAGCTGTGCCAGTCTGATGGTGGGTGCTCCCGCCTGTTCGGAGGCGGTGGCGCTAGGCCGGGAACTCCCCGATCTATGTTTGGGCCTCCATCTGACCCTGATCCAAGGCCATGCTGTCCTGCCCCCCCGCTTCATACCACATTTGGCCGATCAAGCGGGCAATTTCCGCACAGATCCGGTTGGGGCTGGTCTGCGTTTCTTTTTCTCCCTCCGACTGCAGAACGAAATTCGCCGGGAATTGGCAGCCCAGATTGAAGCATTTCTGAGTACTGGGCTGACCCCCTGGTTTATTAACGGTCATCTCAATATCCACCTACATCCCAGGGTATGGCCCATGGTCCAGGAGTTGGCCCAGGAATATAATATTCCTGGGGTACGCCTGACTCATGAAAATCTTCGAATTACCCTGGCACTAAATCGGCAACGGCCCGCTCATAAGATTGCCCATGCCTTAATCTTTATCTGGCTGGCCCGCCGGGTTCAAAGGACCGCCCGCAACAGTGGCTTTAAAGTCAATGATCATCTTTTTGGCCTGCTAAACGACGGCCAGATGGATGAAGATTATCTCCTGAGGCTGCTGCCCCAATTGCGGGCCGGTGTAACCGAGATCTATTCTCATCCCGCTCTTTGGAGCGATAAGGAATTACGGCGGTGGATGCCGAGTTATCGTCACCAGGACGAGTTGGCCGCCCTGCTCAGTCCCCGGATCAGACAGGCCCTGGTGGAAAATGGTTTGGAACTCACCAATTACCAACATTTCTAA